A section of the Deltaproteobacteria bacterium genome encodes:
- a CDS encoding helix-turn-helix transcriptional regulator: MPAPQQVLGKRIRHLREQRGWTQEDLGRKARKHPTYIGGIERGERNATVQVLADISKALGISIADLFTGDSGQ, from the coding sequence GTGCCTGCTCCGCAACAGGTTCTTGGTAAACGGATCCGCCATCTTCGCGAGCAGCGGGGTTGGACGCAGGAAGACCTTGGCCGCAAGGCCCGAAAACACCCCACTTATATTGGCGGGATTGAGCGTGGTGAACGGAATGCAACCGTTCAGGTTCTTGCGGATATTTCCAAGGCGCTCGGAATCAGCATCGCTGATCTGTTTACAGGGGATTCAGGCCAGTGA